A section of the Thermogemmatispora onikobensis genome encodes:
- a CDS encoding CHRD domain-containing protein: MRALKSRATAWTGAVGGLVLLLMLAACGAATPSSGAAPNRTAVTTTFASVVFRHMPTGTAQLIWTPQDHSLTVKVTMQGLVPGTSHPAHIHKGSCQHAGPVVYPLPMLRADEHGQASITAVFRGETQGIPATGWYINVHNGPTAITAAQIQSISCGDISNPASSSPKSRQQVNVTLGEDVAPNQAIKGQAQLRLEGHTLAVHVTVSGLVPDSTHDFQLHAGSCSNMGQLLYNLQPLKANARGEADASLTVNGIKTIPSNGWYLVLYQTSGTSVEANSDIIACGDVLPAI; encoded by the coding sequence ATGCGTGCTCTCAAGTCGAGAGCTACCGCCTGGACTGGGGCCGTGGGGGGGCTAGTGCTGCTCCTCATGCTGGCGGCCTGCGGGGCTGCGACCCCTTCCAGCGGTGCGGCGCCGAACAGGACTGCGGTAACGACCACCTTCGCCAGCGTTGTCTTCAGGCACATGCCGACGGGGACGGCGCAGCTGATCTGGACGCCGCAGGACCACAGTCTGACCGTCAAAGTCACTATGCAGGGCTTAGTGCCAGGAACCAGCCACCCGGCACACATCCACAAAGGAAGCTGTCAGCATGCGGGGCCGGTTGTCTATCCTCTGCCGATGCTGCGTGCTGACGAGCATGGGCAGGCCAGCATTACAGCGGTCTTTAGAGGTGAGACCCAGGGTATTCCTGCCACGGGCTGGTACATCAACGTCCACAACGGACCAACTGCGATCACCGCGGCCCAGATTCAATCGATCTCCTGTGGAGACATCAGCAATCCGGCAAGCTCTTCGCCCAAGAGCCGGCAGCAGGTCAACGTGACTCTGGGTGAAGATGTTGCGCCGAACCAGGCTATCAAGGGGCAGGCTCAGCTGCGCCTGGAGGGGCATACGCTCGCTGTGCACGTCACAGTCAGTGGGCTGGTCCCTGACTCAACCCACGATTTCCAGCTCCATGCCGGCAGCTGCAGCAACATGGGCCAGTTACTCTACAATCTCCAACCCCTGAAGGCCAATGCGCGAGGCGAGGCCGACGCCAGCCTGACAGTCAATGGGATCAAGACCATTCCTTCCAATGGCTGGTATCTGGTGCTCTATCAGACCAGCGGCACCTCAGTGGAGGCCAATAGCGATATCATCGCCTGCGGCGATGTGCTTCCCGCTATCTAA
- a CDS encoding sensor histidine kinase, with protein sequence MGEIGATRAAARLRAMPHTLRLRLVFWYGLLLTITLVAFGSLIFLLASSALNQSVVTNTRVVGHAALLDVERQLQPTPPYMPLNPDFHDIDLYRTPIVIALLTPNGQVLYASNGSQLNMLPRNSGAWNAALRRQEAWYTTEVNGDRLYVGVLPVCQSKTASGLPSNVSATAAPTCQGPLVGLLLVAKSFNDVDNILLLLKTLLVVASAVILIGALAGGWFIVSHILRPLEDVVATARAIKEATARGTRIGDLSLRVPRPRRHDEIGLVIDSFNAMLSDLEHAIRAQRRFIADASHELRAPLTTIQGNLAFLQRHIDELPPEERRTMLCDAHSETLRLARLVDDLLLLARADASFAHQNAEEEAIIPGSNGRRALPPVVELDRVVLHLIRQLRLRLQAEDSPLKLEIGHIEPVRVRGEEEKLRRLMLILLDNALKYTPAESEQQPGRVIVSLERLGHEALLRVSDTGIGIDPVDLPHIFERFYRADRARQRPGTGLGLAIARTLVEQFGGRIGAESVPGEGSTFSVWLPIASAGSQSSSITLSS encoded by the coding sequence ATGGGTGAGATTGGTGCCACTCGGGCAGCTGCCCGCCTGCGGGCCATGCCACATACCTTGCGCCTACGCCTGGTCTTTTGGTATGGTCTGCTCCTGACGATCACACTGGTGGCCTTCGGCTCCCTCATTTTTCTCCTGGCGAGCAGTGCTCTCAATCAGAGTGTCGTCACAAATACGCGCGTTGTCGGTCATGCTGCCCTGCTGGATGTCGAGCGCCAACTGCAACCAACCCCACCCTATATGCCTCTTAATCCTGACTTTCATGATATTGATCTCTATCGCACACCGATTGTCATCGCGCTCCTTACCCCCAATGGCCAGGTCCTGTACGCCTCGAATGGCAGCCAGCTCAATATGCTGCCGCGCAATAGTGGGGCCTGGAATGCAGCTCTCCGCCGCCAGGAGGCCTGGTATACGACCGAAGTCAACGGCGACCGGCTGTATGTTGGCGTGCTTCCGGTCTGCCAGAGCAAGACAGCGAGTGGGTTGCCTTCTAATGTCAGCGCGACGGCAGCTCCCACCTGTCAGGGGCCGCTCGTTGGCCTGCTGCTTGTGGCCAAGTCGTTCAACGACGTCGACAATATTCTCCTACTGCTCAAGACGTTGCTGGTGGTGGCGAGTGCTGTCATTCTGATCGGGGCATTGGCTGGTGGCTGGTTCATTGTCAGCCATATACTCCGTCCACTGGAGGACGTCGTGGCGACGGCGCGCGCCATCAAGGAAGCCACGGCCCGCGGCACCCGCATTGGTGATCTAAGCCTGCGCGTTCCCCGTCCACGCCGCCACGACGAAATTGGCCTGGTGATCGATTCTTTCAATGCCATGCTCAGTGACCTGGAGCATGCCATTCGGGCCCAACGCCGCTTCATCGCTGATGCTTCACACGAGCTGCGCGCTCCCCTCACAACGATCCAGGGTAATCTGGCGTTCCTGCAGCGTCACATTGATGAGCTGCCACCCGAGGAGCGGCGGACCATGCTGTGCGATGCCCATAGCGAGACACTGCGCCTGGCCCGTCTCGTAGATGATCTCCTGCTCTTGGCGCGGGCCGATGCCAGCTTTGCCCATCAGAACGCAGAAGAGGAGGCGATTATCCCCGGCAGCAATGGCCGTCGCGCTCTGCCCCCTGTCGTTGAGCTGGATCGAGTCGTGCTGCACCTCATCCGCCAGTTGCGCCTCCGTCTTCAGGCTGAAGATTCCCCGCTCAAGCTAGAGATTGGCCATATTGAGCCTGTTCGTGTGCGTGGTGAAGAGGAGAAGCTGCGCCGTCTGATGTTGATCTTGCTTGATAACGCGCTGAAATATACTCCTGCTGAAAGTGAGCAGCAGCCAGGACGAGTGATAGTCTCCCTGGAGCGCCTTGGCCACGAGGCGCTTCTGCGCGTCAGCGATACGGGCATTGGCATTGATCCTGTTGATCTTCCTCATATCTTCGAGCGCTTTTATCGCGCTGACCGGGCTCGCCAGCGCCCGGGCACGGGCCTCGGCCTGGCCATTGCCCGCACGCTTGTCGAGCAGTTTGGCGGTCGCATTGGGGCCGAGAGCGTGCCCGGTGAGGGCAGCACCTTCAGCGTCTGGCTGCCCATTGCCTCCGCTGGTAGTCAGAGCAGCTCGATAACACTGAGCAGCTGA
- a CDS encoding MarR family winged helix-turn-helix transcriptional regulator — protein sequence MSANQDPPIDYQALAEFRYQIRRFLRFSEQVAREAGLEPQHYQLLLALKGLPEGRKATITELAERLQIQHHSAVELINRLAERGLVQKQRDALDQRQVILSLTPRGEEVLRTLAAYHRAELQIVGPALVAALQAILTDSVLAGVPQEREPRHQPANQEGHVAQEDEQR from the coding sequence ATGTCAGCCAACCAGGACCCGCCCATCGACTATCAGGCTCTGGCCGAATTCCGCTATCAGATCCGGCGCTTCCTGCGCTTCAGCGAGCAGGTGGCGCGTGAAGCCGGCCTGGAGCCACAACACTATCAGCTGCTCCTAGCCCTCAAGGGGCTGCCCGAAGGACGCAAGGCCACCATCACCGAGCTCGCCGAGCGGCTGCAGATCCAGCATCACAGCGCCGTTGAGCTGATCAACCGTCTGGCGGAGCGCGGCCTGGTGCAGAAACAACGCGATGCCCTCGATCAGCGTCAGGTCATACTCTCGCTCACCCCTCGCGGCGAAGAGGTGCTGCGGACGCTGGCCGCCTATCACCGGGCCGAGCTGCAGATCGTTGGGCCGGCGCTGGTCGCTGCGCTGCAGGCCATTCTTACGGACAGCGTCCTGGCTGGTGTGCCACAGGAGCGTGAGCCTCGTCACCAGCCTGCGAATCAAGAGGGCCACGTGGCTCAAGAGGATGAACAACGATGA
- a CDS encoding SDR family oxidoreductase gives MQLTEKVALITGGDSGIGRAIALRFASEGARLAISYAHAEEKAAEVKQRIEQAGGKVLVVQADVAQYRQALALVEETVEHYGRLDILVNNAGMEIHHPFVEVTEEEFDRVLAVDLKGAFFCAQAAARQMIRQGTAGRIINISSVHEDLPMPLNVPYCCAKGGLRMLTRTICLELAPHQITVNNIAPGAIDTPIDADVKADPQKYQALLAEIPLHRMGQPEEVAALALYLASDAAAYVTGATFVIDGGLMRNTGSL, from the coding sequence ATGCAATTAACCGAGAAGGTGGCGCTGATCACGGGAGGCGACAGCGGCATCGGACGCGCCATTGCGCTGCGCTTTGCGAGCGAGGGGGCGCGCCTTGCCATCAGCTATGCTCACGCAGAGGAGAAAGCTGCGGAGGTAAAGCAGCGTATCGAGCAGGCCGGGGGAAAGGTTCTGGTCGTGCAGGCTGATGTCGCGCAGTATCGGCAGGCCCTGGCTCTTGTCGAAGAGACAGTTGAACACTATGGGCGTCTTGATATCCTGGTCAACAATGCTGGCATGGAGATCCACCACCCCTTTGTTGAAGTCACAGAAGAGGAGTTCGATCGTGTACTGGCGGTCGACCTGAAGGGAGCATTTTTCTGTGCCCAGGCGGCGGCCCGCCAGATGATCAGGCAAGGCACAGCGGGGCGCATCATCAACATTTCTTCGGTGCATGAGGATCTGCCCATGCCGCTCAACGTACCGTATTGTTGCGCCAAGGGAGGTCTGCGCATGCTGACGCGCACAATCTGTCTGGAGCTGGCTCCCCATCAAATCACGGTCAATAATATTGCCCCTGGGGCCATCGATACCCCGATCGACGCCGATGTCAAAGCTGACCCTCAGAAGTATCAGGCGCTGCTAGCGGAGATTCCTCTCCATCGCATGGGCCAGCCCGAGGAGGTAGCCGCCCTGGCTCTCTACCTGGCCTCGGACGCGGCAGCCTATGTTACTGGCGCTACCTTTGTCATTGACGGTGGCCTGATGCGCAATACTGGCTCACTCTAG
- a CDS encoding chloride channel protein, which yields MIERDLVGDLTGQLSTGAGVGRQLGERRAGRWQTLLQTLKGEDPEEDGSGRLGDFTTTPRVIPITLLAIAIGALGAIVALVLLRLIGLFTNLFFYQRFDTSLTSPAGNRLGLFEVLVPVIGALIIGLMARYGSERIRGHGIPEAIEAILINGSRVQPRIAFLKPLSSAISIGSGGPFGAEGPIIMTGGAFGSMIAQLFHLSSAERKTLLVAGAAAGMSATFASPVAAVLLAVELLLFEWKPRSLIPVALASATAAVLRRYLIGLGPLFPTPPHPAFIGPQAMLCCLVVGLLAGALSALLTVAVYASEDAFRKLPIHWMWWPAIGGLAIGLGGLIFPQALGVGYDTISALLQGTVPLTIILGILLVKSAIWALSLGSGTSGGVLAPLLLMGGALGGLLTPLLPAEGPGFWSLVSMGAILGGTMRSPFTGIIFMLELTHDVNALLPLLIAVTTAHAFTVLVMRRSILTEKVSRRGYHLTREYSIDPLEIIFIREVMRTSVVALPASLPQQELLQSLRHASHQHGQRLYPLIDEQERLVGVLTRRDLELLAREEQSEQQDGRLLAQAIRRQPVICHPDEPLRPVAYRMAATGLTRLPVVERASGRLVGLVSIGDLLQARVRTLIEERQRERVLRIRLLLPFGSRLRALRLREEHLATPDQESSEGERTSL from the coding sequence ATGATTGAGCGTGACCTTGTAGGGGATTTGACGGGACAGCTCTCCACTGGGGCTGGGGTAGGGCGTCAGCTGGGGGAGCGGCGAGCGGGTCGCTGGCAGACTTTGCTTCAGACCTTGAAGGGCGAGGACCCGGAAGAAGACGGCAGTGGGCGCCTGGGCGACTTTACCACAACACCGCGTGTGATTCCCATCACGCTCCTGGCCATTGCCATTGGTGCCCTGGGGGCGATTGTCGCTCTCGTCTTACTACGGCTCATCGGTTTATTTACCAATCTCTTCTTCTACCAGCGCTTCGACACCTCCCTGACCTCGCCGGCGGGCAACCGCCTTGGCCTTTTCGAGGTGCTGGTGCCGGTCATTGGCGCCCTGATCATCGGTCTCATGGCGCGCTACGGTTCTGAGCGCATTCGTGGCCACGGTATCCCTGAAGCTATTGAGGCGATTCTTATTAACGGGAGCCGTGTGCAGCCGCGTATCGCCTTTCTCAAGCCGCTCTCTTCAGCCATCTCGATCGGCTCCGGCGGCCCTTTTGGTGCAGAGGGACCCATTATTATGACCGGAGGAGCGTTCGGCTCGATGATCGCTCAACTCTTCCACCTGAGCAGCGCCGAACGCAAGACGCTGCTTGTCGCGGGAGCAGCGGCAGGGATGTCGGCCACCTTCGCCTCACCAGTGGCAGCGGTCCTGCTTGCCGTGGAACTGCTCCTTTTCGAATGGAAGCCACGCAGCCTGATTCCTGTGGCCCTGGCCAGCGCCACAGCTGCGGTCTTGCGGCGCTATCTGATCGGTCTGGGGCCGCTCTTTCCAACGCCGCCCCATCCGGCCTTCATTGGTCCCCAGGCCATGCTCTGCTGCCTTGTAGTTGGGCTGCTGGCCGGGGCGCTCTCGGCCCTGTTAACGGTAGCGGTCTATGCTTCAGAAGATGCCTTTCGCAAGTTGCCCATCCACTGGATGTGGTGGCCAGCCATCGGCGGCCTGGCCATCGGCCTGGGCGGACTGATCTTTCCCCAGGCTTTAGGTGTAGGCTACGACACGATCAGTGCCCTTCTCCAGGGCACCGTCCCTTTGACCATCATCCTGGGTATTCTGCTGGTCAAGTCAGCGATCTGGGCGCTCTCGCTCGGCTCGGGCACCTCCGGCGGCGTGCTGGCTCCTCTCCTCCTGATGGGTGGTGCCCTTGGAGGGCTGCTGACGCCCTTGCTGCCCGCTGAGGGACCGGGCTTCTGGTCCCTTGTGAGCATGGGGGCCATCCTCGGCGGGACGATGCGCTCGCCTTTTACCGGGATCATCTTCATGCTGGAGCTAACCCACGATGTGAACGCCTTGCTCCCGCTGCTGATCGCAGTGACTACAGCCCACGCCTTTACGGTCCTGGTGATGCGACGCTCCATCCTGACGGAGAAGGTCAGTCGCCGCGGCTACCACCTGACGCGCGAGTACTCCATCGATCCTTTGGAAATCATCTTTATCCGCGAAGTGATGCGCACGAGCGTGGTGGCGCTGCCAGCTTCGCTGCCCCAGCAGGAGCTGCTACAATCGCTGAGACATGCCTCCCATCAGCATGGCCAGCGCCTCTATCCTTTGATCGACGAGCAAGAACGCCTCGTCGGGGTGCTGACGCGGCGCGATTTGGAACTGCTCGCTCGCGAGGAGCAGTCGGAACAACAGGATGGGCGCTTGTTGGCTCAGGCCATTCGACGTCAGCCGGTCATCTGCCACCCCGATGAGCCGTTGCGTCCAGTGGCCTATCGCATGGCCGCCACTGGCCTGACACGCCTGCCGGTAGTCGAGCGCGCGAGTGGCCGTCTCGTTGGTCTGGTTTCGATCGGTGATCTGTTGCAGGCGCGGGTACGCACACTGATCGAGGAGCGACAGCGGGAGCGCGTCCTGCGCATCCGTCTGCTTCTCCCCTTCGGGTCGCGGCTGCGCGCCTTGCGCTTGCGTGAGGAACATCTGGCCACCCCCGACCAGGAAAGCAGTGAGGGGGAGCGAACATCACTCTGA